Proteins encoded together in one Pogoniulus pusillus isolate bPogPus1 chromosome 18, bPogPus1.pri, whole genome shotgun sequence window:
- the OPN3 gene encoding opsin-3 isoform X2 — protein MHSGNSTDTTNEPEPEAAEQEVPGEQPLFSAGTYELLALLVATIGMLGLCNNLLVLVLYFKFKRLRTPTNLFLINISLSDLLVSVCGVSFTFMSCLRSRWVWDAAGCVWDGFSNSLFGIVSIMTLTVLAYERYIRVVHAKVIDFSWSWRAITYIWIYSLAWTGAPLLGWNRYTLEIHGLGCSVDWKSKDPNDTSFVLLFFLGCLVAPVGIIAYCYGHILYAVRMLHCVQNFQTVQVVRLLKNEQKVAKMCFLMISMFLICWMPYAVISLLVTYGYSNLVTPTVAIIPSFFAKSSSAYNPVIYIFMSRNVLENASRQEAGYIDCIGMMQKQHIKVLLNQFLPCWNFRK, from the exons ATGCACTCGGGGAACAGCACGGACACGACGAACGAGCCGGAGCCTGAGGCAGCGGAGCAGGAGGTGCCGGGCGAGCAGCCCCTCTTCAGCGCCGGTACATacgagctgctggctctgctcgtCGCTACTATCGGCATGCTAGGCTTGTGCAACAACTTGCTGGTGCTGGTACTCTATTTCAAGTTCAAGCGACTCCGCACGCCCACCAACCTTTTCCTCATCAACATCAGCCTCAGCGACTTGCTGGTGTCCGTCTGCGGCGTGAGCTTTACCTTCATGTCCTGCCTGAGGAGCCGCTGGGTGTGGgacgctgctggctgcgtctgGGACGGCTTCAGCAACAGCCTGTTCG GAATTGTTTCAATTATGACTCTTACTGTCCTTGCCTATGAACGCTACATTCGAGTAGTCCATGCAAAAGTGATTGACTTCTCTTGGTCTTGGCGTGCTATCACATACATCTGGATCTACTCATTAGCctggactggagcacctcttttGGGCTGGAACAGATATACACTGGAAATTCATGGACTAGGTTGCTCAGTGGACTGGAAGTCGAAAGACCCCAATGATACCTCCTTTGTGCTCCTATTTTTCCTTGGCTGTCTAGTAGCTCCTGTTGGGATCATTGCCTATTGTTATGGCCATATTCTATATGCAGTAAGAATG CTTCACTGTGTGCAAAACTTCCAGACTGTTCAAGTGGTCAGACTTCTGAAAAATGAACAAAAGGTGGCTAAAATGTGTTTCTTAATGATCTCCATGTTCCTTATTTGTTGGATGCCCTATGCAGTGATATCCCTCCTAGTAACATATGGCTATAGCAACCTTGTAACTCCAACAGTAGCTATCATCCCATCTTTCTTTGCCAAGTCAAGCTCTGCTTATAATCCAGTCATCTATATCTTCATGAGTAGAAAT GTTCTggagaatgcatccaggcaggaggctggtTACATAGATTGCATAGGGatgatgcagaagcagcacattaAAGTGCTTCTGAATCAGTTTTTGCCTTGCTGGAACTTCCGTAAGTGA
- the OPN3 gene encoding opsin-3 isoform X1 has translation MHSGNSTDTTNEPEPEAAEQEVPGEQPLFSAGTYELLALLVATIGMLGLCNNLLVLVLYFKFKRLRTPTNLFLINISLSDLLVSVCGVSFTFMSCLRSRWVWDAAGCVWDGFSNSLFGIVSIMTLTVLAYERYIRVVHAKVIDFSWSWRAITYIWIYSLAWTGAPLLGWNRYTLEIHGLGCSVDWKSKDPNDTSFVLLFFLGCLVAPVGIIAYCYGHILYAVRMLHCVQNFQTVQVVRLLKNEQKVAKMCFLMISMFLICWMPYAVISLLVTYGYSNLVTPTVAIIPSFFAKSSSAYNPVIYIFMSRNFRQCLLQLLCFRLMRYQRTMKETPATGSDRPIRPIVTSQKAGGRPKKKVTFSSSVIFIIASDDTQQIDDNDTHSRTKVNVIQVKPL, from the exons ATGCACTCGGGGAACAGCACGGACACGACGAACGAGCCGGAGCCTGAGGCAGCGGAGCAGGAGGTGCCGGGCGAGCAGCCCCTCTTCAGCGCCGGTACATacgagctgctggctctgctcgtCGCTACTATCGGCATGCTAGGCTTGTGCAACAACTTGCTGGTGCTGGTACTCTATTTCAAGTTCAAGCGACTCCGCACGCCCACCAACCTTTTCCTCATCAACATCAGCCTCAGCGACTTGCTGGTGTCCGTCTGCGGCGTGAGCTTTACCTTCATGTCCTGCCTGAGGAGCCGCTGGGTGTGGgacgctgctggctgcgtctgGGACGGCTTCAGCAACAGCCTGTTCG GAATTGTTTCAATTATGACTCTTACTGTCCTTGCCTATGAACGCTACATTCGAGTAGTCCATGCAAAAGTGATTGACTTCTCTTGGTCTTGGCGTGCTATCACATACATCTGGATCTACTCATTAGCctggactggagcacctcttttGGGCTGGAACAGATATACACTGGAAATTCATGGACTAGGTTGCTCAGTGGACTGGAAGTCGAAAGACCCCAATGATACCTCCTTTGTGCTCCTATTTTTCCTTGGCTGTCTAGTAGCTCCTGTTGGGATCATTGCCTATTGTTATGGCCATATTCTATATGCAGTAAGAATG CTTCACTGTGTGCAAAACTTCCAGACTGTTCAAGTGGTCAGACTTCTGAAAAATGAACAAAAGGTGGCTAAAATGTGTTTCTTAATGATCTCCATGTTCCTTATTTGTTGGATGCCCTATGCAGTGATATCCCTCCTAGTAACATATGGCTATAGCAACCTTGTAACTCCAACAGTAGCTATCATCCCATCTTTCTTTGCCAAGTCAAGCTCTGCTTATAATCCAGTCATCTATATCTTCATGAGTAGAAAT TTTCGACAGTGCCTTTTGCAACTTCTCTGCTTTCGCCTGATGAGATACCAGAGGACCATGAAAGAGACACCAGCAACAGGGAGTGACAGGCCAATACGACCTATAGTTACATCTCAGAAAGCAGGGGGCAGGCCAAAGAAGAAAGTGACTTTCAGCTCTTCTGTCATTTTTATTATTGCTAGTGATGACACTCAGCAAATAGATGACAACGATACACACAGCAGGACTAAAGTAAATGTTATCCAAGTAAAGCCACTATAG